One window of Paenibacillus albicereus genomic DNA carries:
- a CDS encoding DUF4184 family protein, which translates to MPFTFSHPLFAVPLRRLAPSLSLSGLLLGSMTPDMEYFVAMEPFRSIGHSWPGFLLLGVPLSLAAAAAWHFLLAPLLPRLLPAALRLDRYAADRIAGRRFALESPRAAAWFLLSLYIGFLSHLFVDGMTHTYGWLVLWRPDLFHAHHAGLPVYRWLQYLLSMLGLLAGAVWLATDYARWRRSARAAASSAARPLALLARWMLAAALGFLLFVPKLLLAPSPDNPVLWLVAACSSALYGLFAAGLLLGPGRLPLKLAGSALVPLLAAGYKAVMMARDVGGERFSAAELPLWLLYIWLLSIAFIALSASARPVRATASGTAQHPQRRSGPAV; encoded by the coding sequence ATGCCGTTCACGTTCTCGCATCCGCTGTTCGCGGTGCCGCTGCGCCGGCTCGCGCCGAGCCTGAGCCTGTCCGGCCTGCTGCTCGGCAGCATGACGCCGGACATGGAGTACTTCGTCGCCATGGAGCCGTTCCGCTCGATCGGCCATTCCTGGCCGGGCTTCCTGCTGCTGGGCGTGCCGCTCAGCCTCGCGGCCGCAGCCGCGTGGCACTTCTTGCTCGCGCCGCTGCTGCCGCGGCTGCTGCCCGCCGCGCTGCGGCTCGACCGCTATGCGGCCGACCGAATCGCCGGACGGCGCTTCGCGCTGGAATCGCCGCGCGCCGCCGCCTGGTTTCTGCTTTCGCTCTATATCGGCTTCCTCAGCCATCTGTTCGTCGATGGGATGACGCATACGTACGGCTGGCTGGTGCTTTGGCGCCCCGACCTCTTTCACGCGCATCATGCGGGGCTGCCGGTGTACCGCTGGCTCCAGTACCTGCTGTCGATGCTCGGCCTGCTGGCAGGCGCGGTTTGGCTGGCAACGGACTACGCCCGCTGGCGCCGATCCGCCCGCGCCGCTGCGAGCTCCGCCGCTCGGCCGCTCGCCTTGCTCGCCCGCTGGATGCTTGCCGCTGCGCTGGGCTTTCTCCTGTTCGTGCCCAAGCTGCTGCTCGCCCCGTCGCCCGACAATCCGGTGCTGTGGCTGGTCGCCGCCTGCAGCTCGGCGCTGTACGGCCTGTTCGCGGCGGGCTTGCTGCTGGGCCCCGGCCGCCTGCCGCTCAAGCTCGCCGGCTCCGCGCTCGTGCCGCTGCTCGCGGCGGGCTACAAGGCGGTAATGATGGCCCGCGACGTCGGAGGAGAACGGTTTTCCGCAGCGGAGCTGCCGCTCTGGCTCTTGTACATATGGCTGCTGTCGATCGCCTTCATCGCGCTTTCCGCCTCTGCGAGGCCAGTCCGCGCGACGGCGAGCGGGACGGCGCAGCATCCGCAGCGGCGATCCGGCCCGGCTGTCTGA
- a CDS encoding MFS transporter gives MHQVQAEGRPGRARLLKFGMVMSPRVWLNARIDLAATCLFSLFNVVINQFFITFALKQGASNAEAGLLAAAPAVGLIFSPLWAALIERSGKPKPYVVLPNLIGRLLILLPALFPDPQVYVATAFAFQLLMGIQAPAYAAFLPKIYPPDLRGRLMGYVRMASGVLMIPMSYLVGIWAEASGPSGPLAAASLMGVASILLFQTMKLRKEPPRRTAPPRFSPRSQWELVKSNRPLAAFLGATMFAGFGNMLAYPLYQIFQVSYLGLSNAEIGLTRVAYFTALLLTYLIAGRMLDRFDIRYTLLAGIGAYAVVPMLYGLWGTYEAVMLGNFIQGMGEAIWDIGILAFIFRLAPGREGAVFSIHLMLFGIRGTVGPLLSTGLSDHLTLSWMLLFASACGWIGTLLFAAGMLRRRGGVEGGAG, from the coding sequence GTGCATCAAGTGCAAGCAGAAGGACGGCCAGGAAGGGCCCGTCTGCTGAAATTCGGCATGGTCATGAGCCCCCGAGTCTGGCTCAACGCGAGGATCGACCTTGCGGCCACCTGCCTGTTCAGCTTGTTCAACGTCGTCATCAACCAGTTTTTCATCACGTTCGCGCTCAAGCAGGGGGCGAGCAACGCGGAGGCGGGCCTGCTCGCCGCCGCGCCGGCGGTCGGACTGATCTTCTCCCCGCTATGGGCGGCGCTCATCGAGCGCAGCGGCAAGCCGAAGCCTTACGTCGTCCTGCCGAATCTGATCGGACGGCTGCTCATCCTGCTTCCGGCGCTGTTTCCGGATCCGCAGGTCTATGTGGCGACGGCGTTCGCCTTCCAGCTGCTGATGGGCATTCAGGCGCCGGCTTACGCGGCGTTCCTGCCCAAAATCTATCCGCCCGACCTGCGGGGACGCCTGATGGGCTATGTACGGATGGCCTCCGGCGTGCTCATGATTCCGATGTCGTATCTGGTCGGCATCTGGGCCGAGGCGTCCGGTCCGTCCGGCCCGCTGGCGGCGGCATCGCTCATGGGCGTCGCGTCGATCCTGCTGTTCCAGACGATGAAGCTGCGCAAGGAGCCGCCGCGCCGGACGGCGCCGCCGCGCTTCAGCCCCCGGTCCCAATGGGAGCTCGTCAAGAGCAACCGGCCGCTGGCGGCGTTTCTCGGCGCGACGATGTTCGCCGGCTTCGGCAACATGCTCGCCTATCCGCTCTACCAGATCTTCCAGGTATCCTACCTCGGCCTGTCCAATGCCGAGATCGGCCTGACGCGTGTCGCCTACTTCACGGCGCTGCTGCTCACCTACCTGATCGCGGGGAGGATGCTGGACCGGTTCGACATCCGCTATACGCTGCTCGCCGGCATCGGCGCCTATGCGGTCGTGCCGATGCTGTACGGCCTCTGGGGCACGTACGAGGCCGTCATGCTCGGCAACTTTATCCAGGGCATGGGCGAGGCGATCTGGGACATCGGCATCCTGGCGTTCATCTTCCGCCTCGCCCCTGGACGCGAAGGCGCCGTCTTCTCGATCCACCTCATGCTGTTCGGCATCCGCGGCACGGTCGGGCCGCTGCTCAGCACCGGCCTGTCGGACCATCTGACGCTGAGCTGGATGCTGCTGTTCGCCTCGGCATGCGGCTGGATCGGCACGCTGCTGTTCGCCGCCGGCATGCTGCGGCGCAGAGGAGGCGTGGAGGGCGGCGCAGGCTGA
- a CDS encoding ATP-binding cassette domain-containing protein, with product MQRAQAAEERLVRWDGHIVQRVVQERLRTILGPASLELRQGEWLALCGSNGSGKSTLLRELAGFGASPDGIRHQRFAAAPFAERPFAVVLQQPDAALVGSTAREDLILTLEYAGMEGSRILSTVQKTLKRFGLEALADTPAERLSGGQKQLVAIAGAVAAGSPALLFDEATSMLDAESARLVLQQVRQLHRAGAAVVWCTQRLDELEREDRVLALADGKIDFDGRADAFFVREGGEASACERVGLAAPYAVRAAWALQDRGRRLSRLPLRLEELAPALEPSSGERHAAEASGAVSDGADGGGPDGAEQKESARGERSVAIDRRRRGMEDADLADAAESGLAVEQFRPDAADVGKGAATELRVPPGRILLLVGSNGSGKSTLLESLAGLRMPSTGTIRYGPDRLWLGKRPNRAVLLRLGATLQQSETQWFARTVREELEYSARPFRLTATERDGAIAEALRQAVLPQRLLEQDPLTLSGGQQRRLALACALVGGPEWLLLDEPAAGLDAEGIERLAELLRRHRAHGGSAVVSAHSLAALLPIADGVAVMEAGALKETLPAKSYARQLAARGDGAAPPQLLAAARFGAAEEGRLWLEPEELAERLAGADLAAESDCAAETPADADSPDSPAEPQPDAAGAQARLPGSGLPDPRALVASYLLVGAGVMAQSNWTGLTLALAGAVLLAASQRERIRLYLPLARGYAVFALTLAAIAGIQLSPIGFDAPSAALTLFKLTRLFAVLLLGLPLLSLLPPFRLQRAADQLLRPLARFGAPVSRVTLSISLLFRFLPLLAGEWGRYARIAAARGKLAARPGKVPAAMLSRIVLPFLLSLIRLGDSVADALEARGFGHGAAGKTAAFRLRFTRADLLLLACASAACLLLLALR from the coding sequence ATGCAAAGGGCGCAAGCAGCGGAAGAACGTCTTGTCCGTTGGGACGGGCATATCGTGCAGAGAGTCGTTCAGGAGCGGCTTCGAACGATATTAGGGCCGGCCAGCCTGGAGCTGCGCCAGGGAGAGTGGCTCGCTCTATGCGGCAGCAACGGCTCCGGCAAGTCGACGCTGCTTCGCGAATTGGCGGGCTTCGGCGCTTCGCCTGACGGAATCCGGCATCAGCGGTTCGCCGCCGCGCCTTTCGCCGAACGGCCTTTTGCCGTCGTGCTGCAGCAGCCCGATGCGGCGCTCGTCGGATCGACGGCGAGGGAGGATCTTATTCTCACGCTCGAGTACGCGGGCATGGAAGGATCGCGGATTTTGAGCACGGTGCAGAAGACGTTGAAGCGCTTCGGCCTGGAGGCGCTGGCCGACACGCCGGCGGAGCGGCTCTCGGGCGGGCAGAAGCAGCTCGTCGCCATCGCCGGCGCGGTCGCGGCCGGCTCGCCGGCGCTGCTGTTCGACGAGGCGACGTCGATGCTGGACGCGGAATCGGCGCGGCTCGTGCTCCAGCAAGTGCGGCAGCTTCACCGGGCCGGGGCGGCCGTCGTATGGTGCACCCAGCGGCTGGACGAGCTGGAGAGAGAGGACCGCGTGCTGGCACTGGCGGACGGCAAGATTGATTTCGACGGACGCGCCGATGCGTTTTTCGTTCGGGAGGGCGGAGAGGCTTCGGCCTGCGAGCGGGTCGGGCTGGCCGCGCCTTATGCCGTGCGCGCGGCTTGGGCGCTGCAGGATCGGGGCCGGAGGCTGAGCCGGCTGCCGCTGCGGCTGGAGGAGCTCGCCCCGGCGCTGGAGCCGTCGTCTGGCGAAAGGCATGCCGCCGAAGCGTCGGGAGCGGTGTCCGACGGGGCAGATGGAGGCGGACCCGACGGCGCGGAGCAGAAGGAGTCTGCGCGCGGCGAGCGCTCCGTCGCGATCGATCGCCGCCGGCGCGGAATGGAGGACGCCGATCTTGCCGATGCGGCCGAATCAGGCTTGGCGGTGGAGCAGTTCCGTCCCGACGCGGCTGACGTGGGCAAGGGAGCCGCGACGGAGCTGCGGGTGCCGCCAGGGCGCATCCTGCTGCTCGTCGGCAGCAACGGCTCCGGCAAGTCGACGCTGCTGGAATCGCTGGCCGGGCTGCGGATGCCTTCGACGGGAACGATCCGATACGGTCCCGACCGGCTCTGGCTCGGCAAGCGGCCGAACCGGGCCGTGCTGCTTCGGCTCGGCGCGACGCTCCAGCAGTCCGAGACGCAGTGGTTCGCGCGGACGGTGAGGGAAGAGCTCGAGTACTCCGCGCGGCCGTTCCGGCTGACGGCAACCGAGCGGGACGGCGCCATAGCGGAAGCGCTGCGGCAGGCTGTCTTGCCGCAGCGGCTGCTGGAGCAGGACCCGCTGACGCTGAGCGGAGGCCAGCAGCGCCGGCTCGCGTTGGCCTGCGCGCTCGTCGGCGGGCCGGAATGGCTGCTGCTGGACGAGCCGGCGGCCGGATTGGACGCCGAGGGGATCGAGCGGCTGGCGGAGCTGCTGCGGCGGCACCGGGCGCACGGGGGCTCGGCCGTCGTGTCGGCGCATAGCCTTGCGGCGCTGCTGCCGATCGCCGACGGCGTCGCCGTCATGGAAGCAGGCGCGCTCAAGGAGACGCTGCCTGCGAAAAGCTATGCCCGCCAGCTTGCCGCGCGCGGGGATGGCGCCGCTCCGCCGCAGCTGCTCGCAGCCGCGCGCTTCGGCGCGGCGGAGGAGGGACGCCTCTGGCTCGAGCCGGAGGAGCTGGCGGAGCGGCTGGCGGGCGCGGATCTCGCTGCGGAGTCCGACTGCGCGGCCGAAACGCCCGCAGATGCCGACTCGCCCGACTCGCCGGCCGAGCCGCAGCCCGACGCAGCCGGCGCGCAAGCGCGCCTGCCCGGCAGCGGCCTGCCCGACCCGCGCGCGCTAGTCGCGTCGTATTTGCTCGTCGGCGCCGGCGTCATGGCCCAGAGCAATTGGACCGGCCTGACGCTGGCGCTCGCCGGAGCGGTGCTGCTGGCGGCCAGCCAGCGGGAGCGCATCCGGCTTTATTTGCCGCTGGCGCGCGGTTATGCCGTCTTTGCGCTGACGCTGGCGGCCATCGCCGGCATCCAGCTGTCGCCGATCGGGTTCGATGCGCCGTCCGCTGCGCTGACGCTGTTCAAGCTGACGCGCCTATTTGCCGTGCTGCTGCTCGGCCTGCCGCTGCTCTCGCTGCTGCCGCCCTTCCGGCTGCAGCGGGCCGCGGATCAGCTGCTGCGGCCGCTCGCCCGCTTCGGCGCGCCGGTGTCGCGAGTGACGCTGTCCATCTCGCTGCTGTTCCGCTTTTTGCCGCTGCTGGCCGGAGAGTGGGGACGGTACGCGCGCATTGCGGCGGCTCGAGGCAAGCTGGCGGCGCGTCCAGGCAAGGTTCCGGCGGCGATGCTCTCCCGCATCGTGCTGCCGTTCCTGCTGTCGCTCATCCGGCTCGGCGACTCGGTGGCCGACGCGCTCGAGGCGCGCGGGTTCGGACATGGCGCGGCCGGCAAGACGGCGGCGTTCCGGCTGCGGTTCACCCGCGCGGACTTGCTGCTGCTGGCCTGCGCTTCGGCGGCGTGTCTGCTGCTGCTGGCGCTGCGCTAG
- a CDS encoding biotin transporter BioY, with translation MPTVSPLRRIVFIALFAALFVVFSAIQIQLGFSPVPFTLQTMAVALAASFLGARDSFLSLMLVYALTATGLPLIGYKGGLSLFAGPTAGFLWIFPACALLIGLIVPRLLARTAELGPVRTFLGTLIVMELFGSLLAYVGGIPWLMQATGMSFAKAMAGGCYPFLLPDLLKNIVAAAAAVALRSYLPSLRLLRAAERSEHPTAAA, from the coding sequence GTGCCCACCGTATCTCCGCTTCGCCGCATCGTCTTCATCGCGCTGTTCGCCGCCCTGTTCGTCGTCTTCAGCGCCATCCAGATCCAGCTCGGCTTCTCCCCGGTGCCGTTCACGCTGCAGACGATGGCCGTAGCGCTCGCAGCCTCGTTCCTCGGGGCCAGGGACAGCTTCCTCAGCCTCATGCTTGTCTATGCCCTTACCGCGACCGGCTTGCCGCTCATCGGCTATAAAGGCGGACTCTCGCTCTTTGCCGGACCGACGGCAGGATTTCTATGGATCTTCCCGGCGTGCGCCTTGCTGATCGGGCTGATCGTGCCGCGCCTGCTCGCCCGCACCGCGGAGCTCGGCCCCGTGCGGACGTTCCTCGGGACGCTGATCGTCATGGAGCTGTTCGGCTCTCTGCTCGCCTACGTGGGCGGCATCCCATGGCTGATGCAGGCGACCGGCATGAGCTTCGCCAAAGCGATGGCCGGCGGCTGCTATCCGTTTCTGCTGCCCGACCTGCTCAAGAACATCGTGGCCGCCGCAGCAGCCGTCGCGCTGCGCTCCTACCTGCCTTCGCTGCGGCTGCTCCGCGCAGCCGAACGTTCCGAGCATCCGACCGCAGCCGCATAA
- a CDS encoding iron-containing alcohol dehydrogenase — MRPFVFHNLTKLYFGEGQLQQLAKEADKLGRKVLLAYGGGSIKRSGLYDQVLGVLAEAGCSVVELAGVEPNPRLSTVHRGAELCREHGIDWVLAVGGGSTLDCGKAIAAAARYEGSFWDIVSRKASVQEALPLGTILTLAATGSEMNSGSVITNEETQEKHGWGSPHVFPRFSILDPAFTATAPKDHTVYGIVDMMSHVFEQYFHHDALTPVQDGFCESVLRAVVGTAPKLVDDLANLEHRGTILYAGTMALNGVLAMGTLGDWANHDMEHALSAVYDIPHGGGLAILFPNWMTYVLDDNVSRFKQLAVNVFDVKDDGRGDREIAEEGIRRLREFWSSLGAPSRLADYGIDESRLEEMAGKAAPGRKIGHFRKLDEQDVQNIYRMSL, encoded by the coding sequence ATGAGACCATTCGTATTCCATAACCTGACGAAGCTTTACTTCGGAGAGGGACAGCTGCAGCAGCTCGCCAAGGAAGCGGACAAGCTCGGCCGCAAGGTGCTGCTCGCCTACGGCGGCGGCAGCATCAAGCGCAGCGGCTTGTACGACCAAGTGCTCGGCGTGCTGGCCGAAGCCGGCTGCAGCGTCGTCGAGCTCGCCGGCGTCGAGCCCAATCCGCGCCTCTCCACCGTGCATCGCGGAGCGGAGCTGTGCCGCGAGCACGGCATCGACTGGGTGCTCGCCGTCGGCGGCGGCAGCACGCTTGACTGCGGCAAGGCGATCGCGGCGGCGGCCCGCTACGAAGGCAGCTTCTGGGATATCGTCAGCCGCAAGGCTTCCGTTCAGGAAGCGCTGCCGCTCGGCACGATCCTGACGCTGGCTGCGACCGGCAGCGAGATGAACAGCGGCTCGGTCATCACCAACGAGGAGACGCAGGAGAAGCACGGCTGGGGCAGCCCGCATGTGTTTCCCCGCTTCTCGATCCTCGATCCGGCGTTCACGGCGACCGCGCCCAAGGATCATACGGTCTACGGCATCGTCGACATGATGTCCCATGTGTTCGAGCAATACTTCCATCATGACGCGCTGACGCCGGTACAGGACGGCTTCTGCGAGTCGGTGCTGCGCGCGGTTGTCGGTACCGCCCCCAAGCTGGTCGACGATCTCGCCAATCTCGAGCACCGCGGCACGATCCTCTACGCCGGCACGATGGCGCTGAACGGCGTGCTGGCGATGGGCACGCTCGGCGACTGGGCCAACCACGACATGGAGCATGCTCTCTCCGCCGTGTACGACATCCCGCATGGCGGCGGCCTGGCGATTCTGTTCCCGAACTGGATGACCTACGTGCTGGACGACAACGTCAGCCGCTTCAAGCAGCTTGCGGTCAACGTCTTCGACGTCAAGGACGACGGGCGCGGCGATCGCGAGATCGCGGAGGAGGGTATCCGCCGCCTGCGCGAGTTCTGGAGCTCGCTCGGAGCGCCGTCCCGGCTGGCCGACTACGGCATCGACGAGAGCCGGCTCGAGGAGATGGCGGGCAAGGCGGCTCCCGGACGCAAGATCGGCCATTTCCGCAAGCTGGATGAGCAGGACGTGCAGAACATCTACCGCATGTCGCTCTGA
- a CDS encoding RicAFT regulatory complex protein RicA family protein, with amino-acid sequence MAEQQPSALKPGQVHDHGPNCPVEVYDTRELLVRDDIMQKARELAGLIFSSDEVQQFRKAEDQIKGNDRVQGLMSTLKKKQKELVAFEQTFKNPTMVQKIEGEMDDLQNELDGIPIVSQFQQSQADINYLLQMVVSIIQDTVAEKITLDGARPEDPESCDE; translated from the coding sequence ATGGCAGAACAGCAACCATCGGCGCTGAAGCCTGGGCAAGTGCATGACCACGGACCGAACTGTCCCGTCGAAGTCTACGATACGCGGGAGCTGCTCGTGCGCGACGACATCATGCAAAAGGCGCGCGAGCTCGCCGGGCTGATCTTCTCCTCCGACGAGGTGCAGCAGTTCCGCAAGGCCGAGGATCAGATCAAGGGCAACGACCGGGTGCAGGGACTCATGTCCACCCTGAAGAAAAAGCAGAAGGAGCTCGTCGCCTTCGAGCAGACGTTCAAGAACCCGACGATGGTGCAGAAGATCGAAGGGGAGATGGACGACCTCCAGAACGAGCTGGACGGCATTCCGATCGTCAGCCAGTTCCAGCAGAGCCAGGCGGACATCAATTACCTGCTGCAGATGGTCGTCTCCATCATCCAGGATACGGTCGCGGAGAAGATCACGCTCGACGGCGCCCGTCCGGAAGATCCCGAAAGCTGCGACGAATAG
- the pduL gene encoding phosphate propanoyltransferase: protein MTKTVPVGVSARHIHLSQAHVEALFGAGYELTEFKPLSQPGQFAANETVAVKGSKGAFPKVRILGPARKATQLEISRTDAFAIGVPAPVRESGNIAGSAGITITGPAGELTIEEGVIVAARHIHFHTDDAARWGIEDQQLLNVRVGGERGLVFENVIARVSDSYALDMHIDTDEANAAGVKNGDTAEIVG, encoded by the coding sequence ATGACCAAAACCGTACCTGTAGGCGTCTCCGCGCGCCATATCCATTTATCGCAAGCCCATGTCGAAGCGCTCTTCGGAGCCGGCTATGAGCTGACCGAGTTCAAGCCGCTGTCGCAGCCGGGGCAGTTCGCCGCCAACGAGACGGTCGCCGTCAAAGGGTCCAAAGGCGCTTTCCCGAAGGTGCGCATCCTCGGCCCGGCGCGCAAGGCGACTCAGCTCGAAATTTCCCGCACGGACGCGTTCGCGATCGGCGTGCCTGCGCCGGTGCGCGAATCCGGCAACATCGCCGGCTCGGCCGGCATCACGATCACCGGTCCGGCCGGAGAGCTCACGATCGAGGAAGGCGTCATCGTGGCGGCGCGCCATATCCATTTCCATACGGATGACGCGGCTCGCTGGGGCATCGAGGACCAGCAGCTGCTGAACGTGCGCGTCGGCGGCGAGCGCGGCCTCGTTTTCGAGAATGTCATCGCCCGCGTGTCGGACAGCTACGCGCTGGACATGCACATCGATACGGACGAGGCCAACGCGGCCGGCGTCAAAAACGGCGACACGGCCGAAATCGTCGGCTGA
- a CDS encoding 2-oxoacid:ferredoxin oxidoreductase subunit beta has translation MATFKEFRNNVKPNWCPGCGDFSIQAAIQRASANVGLEPEQLAVISGIGCSGRISGYINAYGLHGIHGRALPIAQGVKLANRELTVIASGGDGDGFAIGMGHTVHAIRRNVNLTYIVMDNQIYGLTKGQTSPRSAEGFKTKSTPEGSIESVLSPLEIALSAGATFVAQSFSSDLKQLTALIEAGIKHEGFSLINVFSPCVTFNKVNTYDWFKENIVNLDGEAGEGYDPSNRLAAMTKIMETNGLVTGLVYQDTKRRSYENLITGFKEQGLVNQDIKISREDFAKLAADFV, from the coding sequence TTGGCCACATTTAAGGAATTCCGCAACAACGTCAAGCCGAACTGGTGCCCGGGCTGCGGAGACTTCTCCATCCAGGCCGCCATCCAGCGGGCTTCGGCGAACGTCGGACTCGAGCCCGAGCAGCTCGCCGTCATCTCGGGCATCGGCTGCTCGGGCCGGATTTCCGGCTACATCAACGCGTACGGGCTGCACGGCATCCACGGCCGCGCGCTGCCGATCGCCCAAGGCGTCAAGCTGGCGAACCGCGAGCTGACCGTCATCGCCTCCGGCGGCGACGGCGACGGCTTCGCGATCGGCATGGGGCATACGGTGCATGCGATCCGGCGCAACGTCAACCTGACCTACATCGTCATGGACAACCAGATTTACGGGCTGACCAAGGGACAGACTTCCCCGCGCAGCGCGGAAGGCTTCAAGACGAAGTCCACGCCGGAGGGCTCGATCGAGTCGGTCCTCTCGCCGCTGGAGATCGCCCTGTCGGCGGGCGCGACGTTCGTGGCGCAGTCGTTCTCGAGCGACCTCAAGCAGCTGACCGCGCTGATCGAGGCCGGCATCAAGCATGAAGGCTTTTCGCTTATCAACGTCTTCAGCCCCTGCGTCACGTTCAACAAGGTCAACACGTACGACTGGTTCAAGGAAAATATCGTGAACCTCGACGGCGAGGCCGGCGAAGGCTATGACCCGTCGAATCGCCTTGCCGCCATGACGAAGATCATGGAGACGAACGGACTCGTCACCGGCCTGGTCTATCAGGACACGAAGCGCCGCTCCTACGAGAACCTCATTACCGGGTTCAAGGAGCAGGGACTCGTGAACCAGGACATCAAGATTTCCCGCGAGGACTTCGCGAAGCTGGCCGCGGATTTCGTCTAG
- a CDS encoding 2-oxoacid:acceptor oxidoreductase subunit alpha, with protein sequence MISQLSWKIGGQQGEGVESTDRIFSTALNRLGYYLYGYRHFSSRIKGGHTNNKIRISTQPIRAISDDLDILVAFDQESIDLNAPELRPGGVVVADAKFKPELPEGIDARLFAVPITAIAEELGTSLMKNMVASGASWALLGLPLEVFNQAVEEEFGRKGPAIVEKNVEAVKRGAEFVLEQAGGPLEAFALEPADGKQKLFMIGNEAIGLGTVAAGCRLMSAYPITPASEIMEYLIKKLPKFGGTVVQTEDEIAAVTMAIGANYAGVRTMTASAGPGLSLMMEAIGLAGMTEQPLVIVDTQRGGPSTGLPTKQEQSDLNAMVYGTHGEIPKVVIAPASIEDCFYDTVEAFNIAEEYQVPVILMTDLQLSLGKQSCEPLDYDRIEIRRGKLQRELPELEPNVLFKRYELTEDGVSPRSLPGDKGGLHHVTGVEHDETGRPSENALNRKRMMDKRLGKLANLLIPEAIRVDVPHERPDILIVGMGSTGGTIEEARTRLERDGASTGQIQIRQIHPFPAEQLAPYLEAAGTVIVLENNATAQLAAQIKLHCGRADKIRSLLKYDGNPFLPSEVYEASKEMSQIGHI encoded by the coding sequence GTGATTAGTCAGCTGTCTTGGAAGATCGGGGGCCAGCAGGGAGAAGGCGTGGAAAGCACGGACCGGATCTTCTCCACCGCCCTCAACCGTCTCGGGTACTATCTGTACGGATACCGCCACTTTTCTTCGAGAATCAAGGGCGGCCATACCAATAACAAGATTCGCATCAGCACGCAGCCGATCCGAGCGATCTCGGACGATCTCGATATTCTTGTCGCATTCGATCAGGAGAGCATCGACCTCAACGCGCCGGAGCTGCGCCCCGGCGGAGTCGTCGTCGCCGACGCGAAATTCAAGCCGGAGCTGCCGGAGGGCATCGACGCCCGCCTGTTCGCCGTGCCGATCACGGCGATCGCCGAAGAGCTCGGAACGTCCCTCATGAAGAACATGGTCGCCTCCGGCGCTTCATGGGCGCTGCTCGGCCTGCCGCTTGAGGTGTTCAACCAGGCGGTCGAGGAAGAGTTCGGACGCAAAGGTCCGGCGATCGTCGAAAAGAACGTCGAAGCCGTCAAGCGCGGCGCCGAATTCGTCCTCGAGCAGGCAGGAGGACCGCTGGAGGCGTTCGCGTTGGAGCCGGCCGACGGCAAGCAGAAGCTGTTCATGATCGGCAACGAGGCGATCGGCCTCGGCACCGTAGCCGCGGGCTGCCGCCTCATGAGCGCCTATCCGATTACGCCGGCGTCCGAGATCATGGAATACCTCATCAAGAAGCTGCCGAAGTTCGGCGGCACGGTCGTGCAGACGGAGGACGAGATCGCGGCCGTCACGATGGCGATCGGCGCGAACTACGCCGGCGTGCGGACGATGACCGCATCCGCCGGCCCCGGCTTGTCCCTCATGATGGAGGCGATCGGCCTCGCCGGCATGACGGAGCAGCCGCTCGTCATCGTCGACACGCAGCGCGGCGGTCCTTCGACCGGACTCCCGACCAAGCAGGAGCAATCCGACCTCAATGCGATGGTCTACGGCACGCACGGCGAGATTCCCAAGGTCGTCATCGCCCCGGCGAGCATCGAGGACTGCTTCTACGATACGGTCGAGGCGTTCAACATCGCCGAGGAGTACCAGGTGCCGGTCATCCTCATGACGGACCTGCAACTGTCGCTCGGCAAGCAGAGCTGCGAGCCGCTGGACTACGACCGCATCGAGATCCGCCGCGGCAAGCTGCAGCGCGAGCTGCCTGAGCTCGAGCCGAACGTGCTGTTCAAGCGCTACGAGCTCACCGAGGACGGCGTATCGCCGCGCTCGCTGCCGGGCGACAAGGGCGGCCTGCACCATGTGACCGGCGTCGAGCACGACGAGACCGGACGTCCGTCCGAGAACGCGCTCAACCGCAAGCGGATGATGGATAAGCGTCTCGGCAAGCTGGCCAACCTGCTCATCCCCGAGGCGATCCGCGTCGACGTGCCGCATGAGCGCCCGGACATCCTGATCGTCGGCATGGGCTCGACCGGCGGCACGATCGAGGAAGCGCGCACCCGCCTCGAGCGGGACGGAGCTTCGACCGGCCAGATCCAGATCCGGCAGATCCATCCGTTCCCGGCGGAGCAGCTGGCTCCGTACCTGGAGGCGGCCGGCACCGTCATCGTCCTGGAGAACAACGCGACCGCCCAGCTGGCGGCGCAGATCAAGCTCCATTGCGGCCGCGCGGACAAGATCCGCAGCCTGCTCAAATACGACGGCAATCCGTTCCTGCCGTCCGAGGTTTATGAAGCGTCGAAGGAGATGAGCCAAATTGGCCACATTTAA